A portion of the Diprion similis isolate iyDipSimi1 chromosome 4, iyDipSimi1.1, whole genome shotgun sequence genome contains these proteins:
- the LOC124405633 gene encoding serine/threonine-protein kinase meng-po has translation MKLHEKKESGIHRVQEVALEDLDLTKEYNVEKTLGEGSFAKVLLARHKRTQTRVVLKAVHQELTSEKDFYREFHYSYHLSPHPNILSSYAVAFRAENCYVFAQEYAPFGDLSGNVKAGGLSEDVSKRIGGQLASALDFLHSKQLAHRDVKLENVLVFTHDMSKIKLCDFGCTKKEGTLVNRIRCTWVPFLPPEVYEVIKNERYTCKRSADCWQFGIVLFVCLTGNPPWQSADLIQDPDYSAFQRWLKRRTTKIPAMFRRFTPRLLRYFRRTFEHKPEKRANITEINKYLKDSWCVNKLSHSATSTSVDVSESLARRGDSLLYLDTLVDDKNNVDENKNKLKKLLNSYGLETTVDQKVVTKRIWEWVMQCDSNIGEPGLIGGLNSEPM, from the coding sequence ATGAAGCttcacgaaaaaaaagagtcGGGCATTCACCGCGTGCAGGAAGTCGCCCTCGAAGACTTGGACCTCACGAAGGAGTATAACGTGGAGAAGACGTTGGGTGAGGGCAGCTTCGCGAAGGTGCTTCTGGCAAGGCACAAGCGAACGCAAACCCGGGTGGTGCTAAAAGCTGTGCACCAGGAGTTAACGTCGGAGAAGGACTTCTACAGGGAATTCCACTATTCGTACCACCTGAGTCCACACCCGAACATCCTGAGCTCATACGCAGTGGCCTTCAGGGCGGAAAACTGCTACGTCTTCGCCCAGGAGTACGCGCCGTTTGGTGACCTCTCGGGGAACGTCAAGGCTGGAGGGCTGTCCGAGGATGTGAGCAAAAGAATCGGAGGTCAGCTGGCCTCGGCGcttgattttttacactccAAACAGCTGGCACACCGCGACGTGAAGCTGGAGAACGTCCTGGTCTTCACGCACGACATGTCGAAGATAAAACTCTGCGACTTTGGGTGCACCAAGAAGGAGGGAACCCTGGTGAACAGGATACGATGCACGTGGGTGCCGTTTCTACCACCGGAAGTCTACGAGGTGATAAAGAACGAGCGATACACCTGCAAGCGTAGCGCCGACTGCTGGCAGTTTGGGATCGTGCTCTTCGTCTGCCTGACCGGAAACCCTCCCTGGCAGAGCGCTGACCTGATCCAGGACCCCGACTACTCGGCCTTCCAACGTTGGCTCAAGCGAAGGACGACCAAGATCCCCGCCATGTTCAGGCGGTTCACGCCCCGGTTGCTCCGGTACTTTAGGCGGACATTCGAACACAAGCCAGAGAAGCGAGCGAACATCACCGAGATCAACAAGTACCTGAAGGACTCCTGGTGCGTCAACAAACTCAGCCATAgcgccacctccacctccgtcGACGTCAGCGAAAGCCTCGCGAGGCGAGGCGACAGTCTGCTTTACCTGGACACGCTCGTCGACGACAAAAACAACGTCGACGAGAACAAGAACAAACTGAAGAAGCTGCTCAACAGCTACGGCCTCGAGACCACCGTTGACCAGAAGGTCGTTACCAAACGGATCTGGGAATGGGTCATGCAGTGCGACTCCAACATCGGTGAGCCCGGGCTGATCGGCGGACTGAACTCCGAGCCCATGTGA